Proteins encoded within one genomic window of Nonomuraea gerenzanensis:
- a CDS encoding glycine C-acetyltransferase, which translates to MFTNVRQQLRTTLDEITEAGLLKPERVISTPQSSQVSVAGREVLNFCANNYLGLADEPTVVEAAKQALDRWGFGMASVRFICGTQEVHKELEARLSDFLGMEDTVLYSSCFDANGGVFETLLDAQDAVISDALNHASIIDGIRLSKAQRLRYANRDMSELEARLKEASQARRRLIVTDGVFSMDGYLAPLREICDLAEQYDAMVMVDDSHAVGFVGPTGRGTPELHGVTDRIDIITGTLGKALGGASGGYVAARKEICELLRQRSRPYLFSNSLAPVIASASLRILDLLETSNEARERLRTNTAHFRSEMTRNGFDILPGDHPIVPVMIGDAAEAGAMAERLLDLGIYVIGFSYPVVPHGQARIRVQLSAAHSRADVDRAVEAFVQARG; encoded by the coding sequence ATGTTCACGAACGTGCGCCAGCAACTGCGTACGACGCTCGACGAGATCACCGAGGCGGGCCTGCTCAAGCCCGAGCGCGTGATCTCCACCCCGCAGAGCTCCCAGGTGAGCGTGGCCGGCCGTGAGGTGCTCAACTTCTGCGCCAACAACTACCTCGGCCTGGCCGACGAGCCCACCGTGGTCGAGGCCGCCAAGCAGGCGCTGGACCGGTGGGGGTTCGGCATGGCCTCCGTGCGCTTCATCTGCGGCACCCAGGAGGTGCACAAGGAGCTGGAAGCGCGCCTGTCCGACTTCCTGGGCATGGAGGACACCGTCCTGTACAGCTCCTGCTTCGACGCGAACGGCGGCGTGTTCGAGACCCTGCTCGACGCCCAGGACGCCGTCATCTCCGACGCGCTCAACCACGCCAGCATCATCGACGGCATCCGCCTGTCCAAGGCCCAGCGCCTGCGTTACGCCAACCGGGACATGTCGGAGCTGGAGGCCAGGCTGAAGGAGGCGTCGCAGGCCAGGCGCCGGCTGATCGTCACCGACGGCGTCTTCTCCATGGACGGATACCTCGCCCCGCTGCGGGAGATCTGCGACCTGGCCGAGCAGTACGACGCCATGGTCATGGTCGACGACTCCCACGCCGTCGGCTTCGTCGGCCCGACCGGCCGGGGCACGCCCGAGCTGCACGGCGTCACCGACAGGATCGACATCATCACCGGCACCCTGGGCAAGGCGCTGGGCGGCGCCAGCGGCGGCTACGTCGCGGCCCGCAAGGAGATCTGCGAGCTGCTGCGGCAGCGCTCGCGCCCGTACCTGTTCTCCAACTCGCTCGCGCCCGTCATCGCCTCGGCGTCGCTGCGCATCCTCGACCTGCTGGAGACCTCGAACGAGGCCCGCGAGCGGCTGCGCACCAACACCGCGCACTTCCGCAGCGAGATGACCAGGAACGGCTTCGACATCCTGCCCGGCGACCACCCGATCGTGCCCGTCATGATCGGCGACGCCGCCGAGGCGGGCGCCATGGCCGAGCGCCTGCTCGACCTGGGCATCTACGTGATCGGCTTCTCCTACCCCGTCGTGCCGCACGGGCAGGCCAGGATCCGCGTGCAGCTCTCCGCGGCCCACTCGCGGGCGGACGTGGACCGCGCCGTCGAGGCGTTCGTCCAGGCCCGGGGCTGA
- a CDS encoding ROK family protein: MRQQSGDASLLRRLNSAAILRVLRESEVATLSELARAARVSRPTAEVIVEDLLAEGWAEECAEGQDDRRRGRPARRFRFRAGAGHVVGVGVGGSRLRAMVTDLNGAVVAARRASHHPSMPAGDRLDAIAELVGAVLAEAGPAVRDVTAVGVGTTGTVDGSGRVVKSVALAGWTGLDLRGELSRRIQAPVLVDNDMRLAVLAEHWRGQARGRQDVVYLFTGSRLGLGLLIGGRPHRGAHAASGEIGRQAGDHWRAYRHMTEYAIAVEPGELRSQREAAQFAIERARAGDEQAARAVGDFARQLGQGLLTVVNPLDPELVVIGGSLSQAGDLLVEPIRKLFSEACLYPPDVAASGLGGECVALGAVRLALDHADRRLFTQPS; the protein is encoded by the coding sequence GTGCGACAGCAGAGCGGTGACGCCTCGCTCCTGCGCAGGCTCAACTCGGCGGCGATCCTGCGCGTCCTGCGCGAGAGCGAGGTCGCCACGCTGTCGGAGCTGGCGCGGGCCGCCCGCGTGTCCAGGCCGACCGCCGAGGTCATCGTCGAGGACCTGCTCGCCGAGGGGTGGGCGGAGGAGTGCGCCGAGGGGCAGGACGACCGCCGGCGCGGGCGGCCGGCCAGGCGCTTCAGGTTCCGCGCCGGGGCCGGTCACGTGGTGGGGGTCGGCGTGGGCGGCTCCAGGCTGCGGGCCATGGTCACCGACCTCAACGGCGCCGTCGTGGCCGCGCGCCGGGCGTCGCACCATCCCTCGATGCCCGCGGGCGACCGGCTGGACGCCATCGCGGAGCTGGTCGGCGCGGTGCTGGCCGAGGCCGGCCCGGCCGTGCGGGACGTGACCGCCGTGGGCGTCGGCACCACGGGCACGGTCGACGGCTCCGGCCGGGTCGTCAAGAGCGTGGCGCTGGCCGGGTGGACGGGGCTCGACCTGCGGGGCGAGCTGTCCCGCCGGATCCAGGCGCCGGTGCTGGTGGACAACGACATGCGGCTGGCGGTGCTGGCCGAGCACTGGCGCGGCCAGGCGCGGGGCCGCCAGGACGTCGTCTATCTCTTCACCGGCAGCAGGCTGGGGCTGGGCCTGCTGATCGGCGGCAGGCCGCATCGCGGCGCCCACGCGGCCTCCGGCGAGATCGGCCGGCAGGCCGGCGACCACTGGCGGGCCTACCGGCACATGACGGAGTACGCGATCGCGGTGGAGCCCGGCGAGCTGCGCTCGCAGCGCGAGGCGGCGCAGTTCGCGATCGAGCGCGCCCGCGCGGGCGACGAGCAGGCCGCCCGCGCGGTCGGGGACTTCGCCCGCCAGCTCGGCCAGGGCCTGCTCACCGTGGTCAACCCGCTGGACCCGGAGCTGGTGGTCATCGGCGGCAGCCTGTCACAGGCCGGTGACCTGCTCGTCGAGCCGATCAGAAAGCTCTTCTCCGAGGCATGCCTCTACCCGCCCGACGTGGCGGCCTCGGGGCTCGGGGGCGAGTGCGTCGCGCTGGGCGCGGTCAGGCTGGCGCTCGACCACGCCGACCGGCGGCTCTTTACGCAGCCGTCCTGA
- a CDS encoding Gfo/Idh/MocA family protein translates to MEDLRIGVIGLGLRTSLALAAHRPGRGAVVAALCDSDPAVLKKQSGLFEAELLTEDYRELLDRPDLDALVVNTPDDTHERLAVDCLRAGKAVYLEKPMAITVEGCDNILRAARESGTRLYVGHNMRHMGVVRLMRDIIAKGVIGEPKTVWVRHFVSYGGDYYFKDWHADRTRTTGLLLQKAAHDLDVIHWLAGGYTTRVNALGDLMLYGDLPRRAPGTPRPDGWLQEYDWPPTARRDLHHVVDVEDVSVMNMRLDNGVIAAYQQCHFSPDYVRNYTVIGTEGRLENFGDGPGDTVKVWNTGPTGYREDCDIAYQVPAASGSHGGADMEIVTEFLRFVREGGVTDTSPVAARMSVAAGYMATRSLRDGGTPYDVPALDPDLAAYFDRGQTEPGSAPGQ, encoded by the coding sequence GTGGAAGACCTGCGCATCGGAGTCATCGGCCTGGGCCTGCGGACCAGCCTCGCCCTGGCCGCGCACCGGCCCGGCAGGGGCGCGGTGGTGGCCGCGCTGTGCGACTCCGACCCGGCGGTGCTCAAGAAGCAGTCGGGCCTGTTCGAGGCCGAGCTGCTCACCGAGGACTACCGCGAGCTGCTCGACCGGCCCGACCTCGACGCCCTCGTGGTGAACACCCCCGACGACACGCACGAGCGGCTGGCCGTCGACTGCCTGCGCGCCGGCAAGGCGGTCTACCTGGAGAAGCCGATGGCCATCACGGTGGAGGGCTGCGACAACATCCTGCGCGCCGCCCGCGAGAGCGGCACCAGGCTGTACGTGGGGCACAACATGCGGCACATGGGCGTGGTGCGGCTGATGCGCGACATCATCGCCAAGGGCGTCATCGGCGAGCCGAAGACGGTCTGGGTGCGCCACTTCGTCTCCTACGGCGGCGACTACTACTTCAAGGACTGGCACGCCGACCGCACCCGCACCACCGGCCTGCTCCTGCAGAAGGCCGCGCACGACCTCGACGTGATCCACTGGCTCGCCGGCGGCTACACGACCAGGGTGAACGCCCTGGGCGACCTCATGCTCTACGGCGACCTGCCGCGCCGCGCGCCCGGCACCCCGCGCCCCGACGGCTGGCTCCAGGAGTACGACTGGCCGCCCACCGCGCGCCGGGACCTGCACCACGTCGTGGACGTCGAGGACGTGTCGGTGATGAACATGCGACTGGACAACGGGGTCATCGCGGCCTACCAGCAGTGCCACTTCTCGCCCGACTACGTGCGCAACTACACGGTGATCGGCACCGAGGGCCGCCTGGAGAACTTCGGCGACGGGCCTGGCGACACGGTCAAGGTGTGGAACACCGGGCCCACGGGCTACCGGGAGGACTGCGACATCGCGTACCAGGTGCCTGCGGCGTCCGGCTCGCACGGGGGCGCGGACATGGAGATCGTGACCGAGTTCCTCAGGTTCGTCAGGGAGGGCGGGGTGACGGACACCTCGCCGGTGGCGGCGCGGATGAGCGTGGCGGCCGGGTACATGGCGACGAGGTCGCTGCGCGACGGCGGCACGCCGTACGACGTGCCGGCCCTCGACCCGGACCTGGCGGCCTACTTCGACCGCGGCCAGACGGAACCGGGGAGCGCGCCAGGACAGTAG
- the tdh gene encoding L-threonine 3-dehydrogenase yields MKALVKQRPEAGLWLVDVPEPEVGPGEVKIRVLRTGICGTDLHIRKYDDWARHTLELPLIVGHEFSGHVVEVAPGVEDIAVGDLVSGEGHIVCGKCRNCMAGRRHLCANTIGLGVNRDGAFAEYVTLPASNVWVHRVPVHPDVAAIFDPFGNAVHTALSFPMVGEDVLITGAGPIGLMAAAVATHVGARNVMITDVSDERLELAGKLGVSLALNVSRSSIAEGMQRLHLREGFDVGLEMSGNPVAVRDMIASMAHGGRIAMLGLPAEEFAVDWATIVTSMITIKGVYGREMYETWYNMSVLLEKGLDLSPVITDRFSYRDFDAAFDTAASGRTGKVILDWSL; encoded by the coding sequence ATGAAAGCGCTGGTCAAGCAGCGGCCCGAAGCCGGCCTGTGGCTGGTGGACGTGCCCGAGCCCGAGGTCGGCCCCGGCGAGGTGAAGATCCGGGTGCTGCGGACCGGCATCTGTGGCACGGACCTGCATATCCGGAAATATGACGACTGGGCGCGGCACACGCTGGAGCTCCCGCTCATCGTCGGACACGAGTTCTCCGGCCACGTGGTCGAGGTGGCCCCTGGCGTCGAGGACATCGCCGTCGGCGACCTCGTCAGCGGCGAGGGGCACATCGTCTGCGGCAAGTGCCGCAACTGCATGGCCGGCCGCAGGCACCTGTGCGCCAACACGATCGGGCTCGGCGTCAACAGGGACGGCGCCTTCGCCGAGTACGTCACGCTGCCCGCCTCGAACGTCTGGGTGCACCGCGTCCCCGTCCACCCCGACGTGGCGGCCATCTTCGACCCGTTCGGCAACGCCGTGCACACCGCGCTGTCCTTCCCCATGGTCGGCGAGGACGTGCTGATCACCGGTGCCGGCCCGATCGGCCTGATGGCGGCGGCCGTGGCCACGCACGTCGGCGCGCGCAACGTGATGATCACCGACGTCAGCGACGAGCGCCTCGAACTGGCCGGCAAGCTCGGCGTCTCCCTCGCCCTGAACGTCTCCCGCTCCTCCATCGCCGAGGGCATGCAGCGGCTCCACCTGCGCGAGGGCTTCGACGTCGGGCTGGAGATGTCCGGCAACCCGGTGGCCGTGCGCGACATGATCGCGAGCATGGCCCACGGCGGGCGGATCGCCATGCTGGGGCTGCCGGCCGAGGAGTTCGCCGTCGACTGGGCCACCATCGTCACCTCCATGATCACGATCAAGGGCGTGTACGGCCGGGAGATGTACGAGACCTGGTACAACATGTCCGTCCTGCTGGAGAAGGGGCTCGACCTCTCCCCCGTGATCACCGACCGGTTCTCGTACCGGGACTTCGACGCCGCCTTCGACACGGCGGCGAGCGGCCGTACCGGCAAGGTCATTCTGGATTGGAGCCTGTGA
- a CDS encoding L,D-transpeptidase: MVQVWPPFDSKRARTDRGLVVKVQGGTLTQVLVYEGGEPVLGRLDDARTTWRTDWTLRPGSEYTVTATATREGAPATVAMGRIRTRAAARTFQVAGTAPLPGETVGVGMPIVIDFDTPIEDRAAVERALEVRAEVPVEGAWRWTTDTQVVYRTRRPWSARQRVTVTAHLAGVRAGAGLYGAIDSTFSFTVGRRQTSTIDTRTHQMLVLRDGKVVQRMAISAGMATTPEYTTTSGIHLTMDKGNPVRMISPGREKGDPGFYDLMIDHAVRISNSGEYVHAKDNVWAQGRSNVSHGCVNARPDQAAWFYATSLRGDPVTITGTDRPLEWDNGWGFWQLPWEKWRQGSALRETDAAGGRVPQR; the protein is encoded by the coding sequence GTGGTGCAGGTGTGGCCACCGTTCGACTCCAAGCGGGCCCGCACCGATCGTGGCCTGGTGGTCAAGGTGCAGGGCGGCACGCTCACCCAGGTGCTGGTCTACGAGGGCGGCGAGCCGGTGCTCGGCCGGCTCGACGACGCGCGGACGACCTGGCGCACCGACTGGACGCTCCGGCCGGGCAGCGAGTACACGGTGACCGCCACGGCCACCCGCGAGGGCGCGCCCGCCACGGTCGCGATGGGCCGCATCCGCACCCGCGCCGCCGCCAGGACGTTCCAGGTGGCCGGCACCGCGCCGCTGCCCGGCGAGACGGTCGGCGTCGGCATGCCGATCGTCATCGACTTCGACACGCCCATCGAGGACAGGGCCGCCGTCGAGCGCGCGCTGGAGGTGCGGGCCGAGGTGCCGGTCGAGGGCGCCTGGCGGTGGACCACCGACACGCAGGTGGTCTACCGCACGCGGCGGCCGTGGTCGGCCAGGCAGCGGGTCACGGTCACGGCGCACCTGGCGGGCGTGCGCGCGGGCGCCGGCCTGTACGGCGCCATCGACTCCACCTTCTCCTTCACCGTCGGCCGCAGGCAGACCAGCACGATCGACACCAGGACCCACCAGATGCTCGTGCTGCGCGACGGGAAGGTGGTGCAGCGCATGGCCATCAGCGCCGGCATGGCCACCACCCCCGAATACACCACGACCAGCGGCATTCACCTGACCATGGACAAAGGGAATCCGGTGCGGATGATCTCGCCCGGCAGGGAGAAGGGCGATCCCGGTTTCTACGACCTGATGATCGATCACGCCGTCCGCATCTCCAACAGCGGCGAATACGTGCACGCCAAGGACAACGTGTGGGCCCAGGGCCGGTCCAATGTCAGTCACGGCTGCGTCAACGCCCGGCCCGACCAGGCGGCCTGGTTCTACGCCACCTCGCTGCGCGGCGACCCGGTGACGATCACCGGCACCGACCGCCCGCTGGAATGGGACAACGGATGGGGTTTCTGGCAACTCCCGTGGGAGAAATGGCGGCAGGGCAGCGCGTTGCGGGAAACGGACGCCGCAGGTGGGAGGGTGCCACAGCGGTGA
- the fahA gene encoding fumarylacetoacetase, which translates to MSWGVGNLPYGVFSCPGREPRVGVRYGDKVLDLAAALHDEVFAAPSLNPFMARGRAAWHDTRALIQNKLTTDRSVTERHLIPLEQVELHLPFEVADYVDFYCSIDHASNIGKIFRPGSEPLQPNWRHLPVGYHGRAGTVVVSGTPVSRPRGQLGAGRFGPCEKLDIEAELGFVVGVPTSMGSPAGAFEDHVFGVTLVNDWSARDIQAWEYVPLGPFLAKSFATSVSPWVTPLEALPRIPGRAQDPEPAAYLRRQGDWGLDIELEILLNGEVVARPPYSAMYWTPDQMLAHLTVNGASLRTGDLFASGTISGPERDQRGSLIELTWNGTDPIKLAGGDTRAFLQDGDTVTIRATAAGLTLGEVSGTIG; encoded by the coding sequence ATGAGCTGGGGTGTGGGCAACCTGCCTTACGGCGTCTTCTCCTGCCCCGGGCGGGAGCCCAGGGTCGGCGTCCGGTACGGCGACAAGGTGCTCGACCTGGCAGCCGCCCTGCACGACGAGGTCTTCGCCGCCCCCTCGCTCAACCCGTTCATGGCCAGGGGCCGCGCGGCCTGGCACGACACCAGGGCCCTGATCCAGAACAAGCTCACCACCGACCGGTCCGTCACGGAGCGGCACCTGATCCCCCTGGAGCAGGTGGAGCTGCACCTGCCGTTCGAGGTTGCCGACTACGTCGACTTCTACTGCTCGATCGACCACGCGAGCAACATCGGCAAGATCTTCCGCCCCGGCTCCGAGCCGCTGCAGCCCAACTGGCGGCACCTGCCCGTCGGCTACCACGGCAGGGCGGGCACGGTCGTGGTCTCGGGGACCCCGGTCAGCAGGCCGCGGGGGCAGCTCGGGGCCGGCAGGTTCGGGCCGTGCGAGAAGCTCGACATCGAGGCGGAGCTGGGGTTCGTGGTGGGCGTGCCGACCTCCATGGGCTCGCCGGCCGGAGCGTTCGAGGACCACGTGTTCGGCGTGACGCTGGTCAACGACTGGAGCGCGCGCGACATCCAGGCGTGGGAGTACGTGCCGCTGGGGCCGTTCCTGGCCAAGTCGTTCGCCACGTCGGTCTCGCCCTGGGTGACGCCGCTGGAGGCGCTGCCCAGGATCCCCGGCCGCGCCCAGGACCCGGAGCCGGCCGCGTACCTGCGCAGGCAGGGCGACTGGGGCCTGGACATCGAGCTGGAGATCCTGCTCAACGGGGAGGTCGTGGCGCGGCCGCCGTACTCGGCCATGTACTGGACGCCCGACCAGATGCTCGCGCACCTGACGGTGAACGGGGCCTCGCTGCGCACCGGGGACCTGTTCGCCAGCGGCACGATCTCGGGCCCCGAGCGGGACCAGCGCGGCTCGCTCATCGAGCTGACCTGGAACGGCACCGATCCGATCAAGCTGGCGGGCGGCGACACGCGCGCCTTCCTCCAGGACGGCGACACGGTGACGATCAGGGCCACCGCCGCCGGGCTGACATTGGGGGAGGTTTCCGGAACGATCGGATAG
- a CDS encoding homogentisate 1,2-dioxygenase, whose protein sequence is MPFYRVVGEVPRKRHTQFRRPDGGLYAEELMGEEGFSSDSSLLYHRHLPTAIIKADAVTPAVETRLKPNLPLSPRHFRTQDLSTAGDLVSGRMTLAGNGDVRLSYATSDRPSELYRNSMGDECVYVQRGRVRFESTYGVIEAAEGDYVVIPTGTIHRWVPDGQVNVLAIEAAGHIRPPKRYLSQYGQFLEHAPYCERDLRGPSEPLVVEGEEVPVLVRTRGGLTRLVYRHHPFDVVGWDGYLYPFAFNIDDFEPIVKKTHAPPPVHQTFEGPGFVICSFCPRPLDYHPEAVPIPYNHHNVDSDEFMFYVGGDYSARAGSGIDVGSISLHPAGFTHGPQPGAVEAVIDAVARGVTTTSEVAVMVDTFRPLDLGQGALSCEDPGYAWTWAR, encoded by the coding sequence ATGCCGTTCTACCGGGTCGTGGGAGAGGTGCCGAGAAAGCGGCACACGCAGTTCAGGCGGCCGGACGGCGGCCTGTACGCGGAGGAGCTGATGGGCGAGGAGGGCTTCTCGTCCGACTCCTCGCTGCTCTACCACCGCCACCTGCCCACCGCGATCATCAAGGCGGACGCGGTCACGCCGGCCGTGGAGACGCGGCTGAAGCCCAACCTGCCGCTCTCACCACGCCACTTCCGCACCCAGGACCTGAGCACCGCGGGCGACCTGGTCTCCGGCCGGATGACGCTGGCCGGCAACGGCGACGTCCGATTGTCGTACGCCACCAGCGACCGGCCCAGCGAGCTCTACCGCAACTCCATGGGCGACGAGTGCGTGTACGTGCAGCGCGGCCGGGTGCGCTTCGAGTCCACCTACGGCGTGATCGAGGCCGCCGAGGGCGACTACGTGGTGATCCCGACCGGCACCATCCACCGCTGGGTGCCCGACGGCCAGGTCAACGTGCTGGCCATCGAGGCGGCCGGGCACATCAGGCCGCCCAAGCGCTACCTGTCGCAGTACGGCCAGTTCCTGGAGCACGCCCCCTACTGCGAGCGCGACCTGCGCGGCCCGTCCGAGCCGCTCGTCGTCGAGGGCGAGGAGGTGCCGGTCCTGGTCCGCACGCGCGGCGGGCTGACCAGGCTCGTCTACCGCCACCACCCGTTCGACGTGGTCGGCTGGGACGGCTACCTCTACCCGTTCGCGTTCAACATCGACGACTTCGAGCCGATCGTGAAGAAGACGCACGCGCCGCCGCCGGTGCACCAGACCTTCGAGGGGCCCGGGTTCGTGATCTGCTCGTTCTGCCCCCGGCCGCTCGACTACCACCCGGAGGCCGTGCCGATCCCGTACAACCATCACAACGTGGACTCCGACGAGTTCATGTTCTACGTCGGCGGCGACTACTCGGCCCGCGCGGGCTCGGGCATCGACGTCGGCTCCATCTCCCTGCACCCGGCCGGCTTCACCCACGGGCCGCAGCCCGGCGCGGTGGAGGCGGTCATCGACGCCGTCGCGCGCGGCGTCACGACGACCAGCGAGGTGGCCGTCATGGTCGACACGTTCCGCCCGCTCGACCTCGGCCAGGGCGCGCTGTCCTGCGAGGACCCCGGATACGCCTGGACCTGGGCACGATGA
- a CDS encoding NfeD family protein: MDEWIIWVILAVVLGVAELFTLTASLGLLGAAALLTAATAALGLPVPLQLIFFAVSSAAGLLVIRPIAVRHINQPPLQRFGVEALVGKPAYVVAEVTGRDGRVRIGGEEWSARAYDETLVIPTGATVDIIEIEGATALVYPRE, translated from the coding sequence ATGGATGAATGGATCATCTGGGTAATCCTCGCAGTCGTCCTCGGCGTGGCCGAACTGTTCACGCTCACGGCCTCACTGGGCCTGCTGGGCGCCGCGGCGCTGCTGACAGCGGCCACCGCCGCCCTCGGATTGCCGGTCCCCCTGCAGCTGATCTTCTTCGCGGTGTCCTCCGCGGCCGGTCTGCTCGTGATCAGGCCGATCGCGGTGCGTCATATCAACCAGCCGCCACTGCAGCGGTTCGGTGTGGAAGCGCTCGTCGGTAAACCCGCGTACGTCGTGGCCGAAGTGACGGGCCGCGACGGCCGCGTGCGCATCGGGGGCGAGGAATGGTCGGCGCGCGCCTACGACGAGACGCTGGTGATCCCGACAGGGGCGACCGTCGACATCATCGAGATCGAGGGGGCTACCGCCCTCGTATATCCCCGGGAGTGA
- a CDS encoding RNA polymerase sigma factor, whose product MSTRARIRAGDQEAFGRLFDDCAKAVYNHAFRLTGNWSTAEDVTALTFLEAWRLRARIDPEGGSLRPWLLGIATNVHRNVRRAARRHDDALARMPRGETVPDFADEVVGRIDDAGRLAAVRAAYGRLRRQEQDVFALCVWAGLDYAQAAEALGIPVGTVRSRLSRARKKLAAAGEPPPERRQVVGDRGPDKEEIR is encoded by the coding sequence ATGTCGACACGCGCCCGCATCCGTGCCGGCGACCAAGAGGCGTTCGGGCGGCTCTTCGACGACTGCGCGAAGGCCGTCTACAACCATGCCTTCCGCCTGACCGGCAACTGGTCCACCGCCGAGGACGTGACGGCGCTGACCTTCCTGGAGGCCTGGCGCTTACGGGCCAGGATCGACCCGGAGGGCGGCTCGCTGCGGCCCTGGCTGCTGGGCATCGCCACGAACGTGCATCGCAACGTGCGCCGGGCCGCCCGCAGGCACGACGACGCGCTGGCCAGGATGCCCAGGGGTGAGACGGTGCCGGACTTCGCCGACGAGGTGGTGGGCCGCATCGACGACGCCGGGCGCCTGGCCGCCGTGCGCGCCGCGTACGGGCGGCTGCGCCGTCAGGAGCAGGACGTCTTCGCGCTGTGCGTCTGGGCCGGCCTCGACTACGCCCAGGCGGCCGAGGCGCTCGGCATCCCGGTGGGCACGGTGCGCTCGCGGCTCTCCCGCGCGCGCAAGAAGCTCGCCGCAGCCGGGGAACCGCCGCCGGAGCGGCGACAGGTAGTAGGTGACCGAGGCCCCGACAAGGAGGAGATCCGATGA
- a CDS encoding SPFH domain-containing protein, translated as MDPLLLVGLFVILFAAMTLLKAVRIVPQARARNVERLGRYHRTLKPGLNFVIPYIDRVYPMIDLREQVVSFRPQPVITEDNLVVEIDTVLYFQVTDPRAAAYEIANYITGVEQLTVTTLRNVVGSMDLEKTLTSRDTINSQLRGVLDEATGKWGLRVNRVEIKAIDPPKTIKDAMEKQMRAERDKRAAILNAEGQRQSQILTAEGDKQSRILRAEGQRTAAILEAEGQSRAIDQVFQAVHRNDPDPKLLAYQYLQVLPQLAQGDGNTFWVIPSEVTSALQGVSKAFTEALPRSAATRDEVPDTSAADEEAAKASEAAAEAVADAQDAESPNGPRQLTQKAEEPSPFPDLDRKPSEAER; from the coding sequence ATGGATCCGCTGTTGCTGGTCGGACTGTTCGTCATACTCTTCGCCGCGATGACCCTGCTCAAAGCGGTACGGATCGTCCCGCAGGCCCGGGCCCGCAACGTCGAGCGCCTCGGCCGCTACCACCGCACGCTCAAGCCGGGTCTCAACTTCGTCATCCCGTACATCGACCGCGTCTATCCCATGATCGATCTGCGCGAGCAGGTCGTCTCCTTCCGGCCCCAGCCCGTCATCACCGAGGACAACCTGGTCGTCGAGATCGACACCGTCCTGTACTTCCAGGTCACCGACCCGCGGGCGGCGGCGTACGAGATCGCCAACTACATCACCGGCGTCGAGCAGCTCACCGTCACCACCCTGCGCAACGTCGTCGGCTCCATGGACCTGGAGAAGACGCTCACCTCCCGCGACACCATCAACAGCCAGCTGCGCGGCGTCCTCGACGAGGCGACCGGCAAGTGGGGGCTGCGCGTCAACCGCGTCGAGATCAAGGCCATCGACCCGCCGAAGACCATCAAGGACGCGATGGAGAAGCAGATGCGGGCCGAGCGCGACAAGCGCGCCGCGATCCTGAACGCCGAGGGTCAGCGCCAGTCGCAGATCCTCACGGCGGAGGGTGACAAGCAGAGCCGCATCCTGCGCGCCGAGGGGCAGCGCACGGCCGCGATCCTGGAGGCCGAGGGCCAGTCGCGCGCCATCGACCAGGTCTTCCAGGCCGTCCACCGCAACGACCCCGACCCGAAGCTGCTGGCCTACCAGTACCTCCAGGTGCTGCCGCAGCTCGCGCAGGGCGACGGCAACACGTTCTGGGTGATCCCCAGCGAGGTCACCTCGGCCCTGCAGGGCGTCTCCAAGGCGTTCACCGAGGCCCTGCCGCGCTCGGCGGCCACGCGGGACGAGGTGCCCGACACCTCGGCCGCCGACGAGGAGGCGGCCAAGGCGTCGGAGGCCGCGGCCGAGGCGGTCGCCGACGCCCAGGACGCGGAGAGCCCGAACGGGCCCCGGCAGCTCACGCAGAAGGCCGAGGAGCCGTCCCCGTTCCCCGACCTCGACAGGAAGCCGTCTGAGGCCGAGCGCTGA